The Sphaerospermopsis torques-reginae ITEP-024 genome has a window encoding:
- a CDS encoding transcription factor RcaD, translating to MDTNQLKFVLKLLGCPNYRAGLSSSVFDSFKKDKNKICRDLKALELVDYSQEIATVKIKDAGQALLKLDSSQLPISDKELKVLEKIGKSSKKIAPSEIKVSGLKSDERETILNVLTGRGLIEIEIKMKRLKAEVWLTPRGMEFLRDEFIPNQGNNPVISLDLLGNYIRFLRKNLRHSQAVVSLLSTSENSEIETISKPSDEQVLETIKKLDRELGTENYLPIFHLREKLQPPLSRDELDHALYRLQRNDLIDLSSLQEVSAYTPEQIDAGIPQNIGGQLFFIIVN from the coding sequence ATGGATACTAACCAGTTAAAATTTGTATTAAAACTATTGGGATGTCCCAACTACCGCGCTGGGTTAAGTTCCAGTGTTTTTGATTCTTTTAAAAAAGATAAAAACAAAATTTGCCGAGATTTGAAAGCACTAGAACTGGTAGACTATTCCCAAGAGATTGCCACAGTAAAAATCAAGGATGCTGGACAGGCTTTGTTAAAATTAGATTCCAGTCAATTACCCATCAGTGATAAAGAACTGAAAGTATTGGAAAAGATCGGTAAAAGTTCTAAAAAAATCGCCCCCAGTGAAATTAAAGTTTCTGGTTTGAAGTCAGATGAACGAGAGACGATATTAAACGTATTAACTGGAAGGGGTTTGATTGAAATAGAAATCAAGATGAAAAGACTCAAAGCTGAAGTGTGGTTAACTCCAAGGGGGATGGAATTTTTGCGGGATGAATTTATCCCCAATCAAGGTAACAATCCTGTTATAAGTTTAGACTTATTGGGTAATTATATCCGGTTTTTGCGGAAGAATTTACGCCACTCACAAGCAGTTGTTTCCCTATTATCTACCAGTGAAAATTCGGAAATAGAAACTATCAGTAAACCTAGTGATGAACAGGTTTTAGAGACTATTAAAAAATTAGATCGAGAACTGGGTACAGAGAATTATTTACCCATCTTTCATCTGCGAGAAAAGTTACAACCACCTTTATCAAGGGATGAATTAGATCACGCTTTATATAGGTTGCAAAGAAATGATCTAATTGATTTGAGTTCTTTACAAGAAGTTAGTGCTTATACCCCAGAACAAATTGATGCGGGTATCCCTCAAAATATTGGTGGTCAACTGTTTTTTATCATCGTCAACTAA
- a CDS encoding site-2 protease family protein, whose translation MLTSSETPIIAAVVLVAFGILGWGFYRARPFGKLGILAWLQSVVLMAPWLVFFGLFAAGIYINIVGVLLLLVLSTGIYIFLGRQLRQAGQDAMLKAKATERLANQASETASTSENANQPVVIAEVKPEAINIPEEDLNTIKGIFGIDTFFATETIPYQEGAIFKGNLRGDAEQVHNRLTQRLQERLGDQYRLFFVENTDGKPVMIVLPSRTDPKPMQLSQKAFAVILLVATIATSLEAAGLLLNFDLFANPSRVSEALPIGLGIFTILIAHEIGHWLLARKHQVRLTWPFFLPAVQIGSFGAITRFQSLLPNRKALFDIALAGPAFGGIVSLIMLVTGLLLSHPGSLFQLPNKFFQGSILVGSLARVVLGSALQAPLVNVHPLVIVGWLGLVITALNLMPAGQLDGGRVVQAIYGRKTAGRATIATLIVLALVSLGNTLAFYWAIVIFFLQRDAERPSLNEITEPDDARAALGLLALFLMVSTLLPLTPALAGKLGIG comes from the coding sequence ATGTTAACTTCATCAGAAACTCCTATCATAGCGGCTGTAGTGCTAGTCGCTTTCGGCATTTTAGGTTGGGGCTTTTATCGCGCCAGACCTTTTGGTAAGCTGGGTATCTTAGCCTGGTTACAGTCTGTAGTATTGATGGCTCCCTGGCTGGTGTTCTTTGGTTTGTTTGCTGCGGGCATTTATATCAATATAGTGGGTGTATTATTATTGCTGGTGCTTTCCACAGGAATATACATCTTCTTAGGTAGACAATTACGCCAAGCTGGCCAAGATGCTATGCTCAAAGCTAAAGCAACGGAAAGACTAGCTAACCAAGCTTCAGAAACAGCAAGCACTTCAGAAAATGCTAACCAACCCGTAGTCATAGCAGAAGTAAAACCAGAGGCTATCAATATACCAGAAGAAGATTTAAATACCATCAAAGGTATTTTCGGTATTGATACATTTTTTGCCACGGAAACCATACCCTATCAAGAGGGAGCGATTTTTAAAGGTAACTTGCGGGGAGATGCAGAACAAGTTCACAACCGTCTTACCCAAAGATTGCAAGAGCGATTAGGTGATCAATATCGTCTGTTTTTCGTAGAAAATACAGATGGTAAACCAGTGATGATTGTGCTACCGAGTCGCACTGATCCTAAACCAATGCAGTTATCGCAAAAAGCATTTGCTGTAATTTTATTAGTAGCAACTATCGCCACAAGTTTGGAAGCTGCGGGTTTACTGCTGAATTTTGATTTATTCGCCAACCCATCAAGAGTTTCGGAAGCTTTACCCATTGGTTTGGGAATATTTACAATTTTGATAGCCCATGAAATTGGACATTGGTTATTAGCACGTAAACACCAAGTCCGCCTAACTTGGCCTTTTTTCCTGCCAGCAGTACAAATTGGCTCTTTTGGGGCAATTACCCGTTTTCAGTCTCTATTACCCAACCGCAAAGCGTTATTTGATATTGCTTTAGCAGGTCCAGCTTTTGGCGGTATCGTGTCTTTGATCATGTTGGTTACAGGGTTGTTACTTTCCCACCCTGGTAGTTTATTTCAATTACCCAATAAATTTTTCCAAGGTTCAATTTTAGTCGGTAGTTTGGCGCGAGTTGTGCTAGGTTCAGCTTTACAAGCGCCTTTGGTGAATGTTCATCCTTTGGTGATAGTTGGTTGGTTAGGGTTGGTAATTACAGCTTTAAACTTGATGCCAGCCGGACAATTAGACGGGGGGCGTGTTGTTCAGGCAATTTATGGACGTAAAACCGCAGGAAGAGCGACAATTGCCACTTTAATCGTTTTAGCTTTGGTATCTCTGGGTAATACTTTGGCTTTTTATTGGGCAATAGTGATTTTCTTTTTACAACGAGATGCAGAACGCCCCAGTTTGAATGAAATTACTGAACCCGATGACGCAAGAGCCGCTTTAGGTCTTTTGGCTTTATTTTTAATGGTTAGCACCCTTTTACCTCTCACTCCCGCTTTGGCTGGAAAGTTGGGAATAGGGTGA
- a CDS encoding lipid-A-disaccharide synthase, which translates to MIDILILSNGPGEVTTWVRPVVKALREQLGYDISQVRISVILSPCPHASGKEVSIASSYPEVNRVQAPENFWQFLLTGKTAENWDWRKKGVVVFLGGDQIFPVIIGKKLGYKTVVYAEWEARWHNFIDCFAVMKPQVIKNVSPQYAHKFTVVGDLMLEAAGEMGKWEDEKMGRWGNEIIGLLPGSKSAKLTQGVPLELAIAEYIHSKRPQTKFFIPVAPTLDLPTLASFANPEKNEFTKAFGFNGASLIDNSLQTSTGLTVELKQENPAYHLLSQCAICLTTVGANTAELGALGIPMIVLLPTQQLDAMRSWDGLPGLLANLPGVGSGFAKLINWWFLRNKGLLAWPNIWAQSEIVPELVGKLQPETVGEMVLDLLENPEKLAAMKDKLRSARGEGGAAQKLAGLVKEVIVR; encoded by the coding sequence ATGATCGATATTCTCATTCTTTCCAATGGACCAGGAGAAGTTACAACTTGGGTGCGTCCTGTTGTTAAAGCATTAAGAGAACAATTAGGATATGATATTTCTCAAGTGCGAATTTCTGTGATTTTATCACCTTGTCCTCATGCTAGTGGTAAAGAAGTAAGTATAGCTAGTTCCTATCCAGAGGTAAATAGAGTGCAAGCACCTGAGAATTTTTGGCAGTTTTTATTAACAGGAAAAACAGCCGAAAATTGGGACTGGAGAAAAAAAGGTGTAGTTGTATTTTTGGGAGGAGATCAAATTTTTCCTGTCATCATTGGTAAAAAATTAGGATATAAAACCGTAGTTTATGCAGAATGGGAAGCACGTTGGCATAATTTTATAGACTGTTTTGCAGTGATGAAACCCCAAGTTATTAAGAATGTCTCACCTCAATATGCACATAAATTTACCGTTGTCGGTGATTTAATGTTAGAAGCTGCGGGAGAGATGGGAAAATGGGAAGATGAGAAAATGGGGAGATGGGGAAATGAAATTATTGGGTTGTTACCAGGTTCAAAATCAGCGAAATTAACTCAAGGTGTACCATTAGAATTAGCTATTGCGGAATATATTCATAGTAAAAGACCACAAACAAAGTTTTTTATTCCTGTTGCACCAACTTTAGATTTACCGACTTTAGCCAGTTTTGCCAATCCTGAAAAAAACGAATTTACCAAAGCTTTCGGTTTTAACGGTGCATCTTTAATAGATAATTCTCTGCAAACTTCTACAGGTTTAACAGTAGAATTAAAACAAGAAAACCCCGCTTATCATTTATTATCTCAATGTGCAATTTGTCTAACTACAGTAGGAGCAAATACCGCAGAATTAGGCGCTTTGGGAATACCAATGATTGTATTATTACCTACTCAACAATTAGATGCAATGCGTTCTTGGGATGGTTTACCAGGTTTATTAGCAAATTTACCGGGTGTAGGTTCTGGTTTTGCTAAATTAATTAATTGGTGGTTTCTGAGAAATAAAGGTTTATTAGCTTGGCCTAATATTTGGGCGCAAAGTGAAATTGTACCGGAATTAGTGGGAAAATTGCAACCAGAAACTGTGGGAGAAATGGTTTTAGACTTGTTAGAAAATCCTGAAAAGTTAGCAGCAATGAAAGATAAATTACGCAGTGCTAGGGGTGAAGGTGGTGCTGCACAAAAGTTAGCAGGTTTAGTGAAGGAAGTTATTGTCAGATGA
- a CDS encoding uracil-DNA glycosylase, giving the protein MNSDTQLSLFNESNFNQKDLIPTDAKIPIPSGTYTSLTELTPHCQNCHRCELGKNRTHAVVGRGNPQAIIMIIGESPGQNEDETGLPFVGKSGQLLDKILASVNLSTEHDVYICNIVKCRPPENRVPTPEEMAACKPYLLEQIRLVDPKIILLTGATAVKGITGNKQGITKIRGQWLDWEGRLCMPIFHPSYLLRNPSREKGSPKWLMWQDIQAVKAKYDEVTGDW; this is encoded by the coding sequence ATGAACAGCGATACCCAACTTAGCCTTTTTAACGAATCAAACTTTAATCAAAAAGACTTGATTCCTACAGATGCAAAAATTCCCATTCCGTCAGGAACTTATACAAGTTTGACGGAATTAACACCACATTGTCAAAATTGCCATCGCTGTGAGTTGGGTAAAAATCGCACTCATGCTGTAGTGGGAAGGGGAAACCCCCAAGCTATAATCATGATTATTGGGGAAAGTCCAGGACAAAATGAAGATGAAACTGGTTTACCATTTGTGGGTAAGTCTGGGCAATTATTAGATAAAATTTTGGCATCTGTAAATTTGAGTACGGAGCATGATGTATATATTTGTAATATAGTAAAATGCCGTCCACCGGAAAACCGAGTTCCCACCCCGGAAGAAATGGCCGCTTGTAAACCTTATTTATTAGAACAAATTCGCTTAGTTGACCCCAAAATCATTTTATTAACAGGTGCAACTGCTGTCAAAGGAATTACAGGCAACAAACAAGGAATTACGAAAATTCGCGGACAGTGGCTAGACTGGGAAGGGCGTTTATGTATGCCTATTTTCCATCCTTCTTACTTGTTGCGTAATCCTTCCAGGGAAAAAGGCTCACCAAAATGGTTAATGTGGCAAGATATACAAGCTGTTAAAGCTAAATATGATGAGGTGACTGGTGACTGGTGA
- a CDS encoding helix-turn-helix domain-containing protein codes for MNIQLFIQRAEALHQHLADLYQTATVLPWIPSDLLPQAFKELHSTSKMLQLAAEELYQQNEELMQNCTLLETQRQHYQELFEFAPAAYLVTDQQGIIQEANRLASQLLNIDQNFLVGKPITNFISQEQHSYFFSTINQISPSEQIQEILLRLKPHHDDSFDASLKVKSVANQHEKRTKLHWLIHKSVASQPVESTDVKHLTDLIENRPIHKHSKGEIITLNPVLIWLVRQGLVKLSSFNETGAEIITGLAKPGMMFGSSMTSLPIYQATAIADVEVVPIYLSEIAATPNLNEILLSKMQQRLQQTQSFLFMAGQRNVQERLHKLLEILKQQIGEPVTEGTRLCFRLTHEDIANICGTTRVTITRLLSQFQQQGKIQFDHKKHIIIIHNS; via the coding sequence GTGAACATACAACTATTTATCCAACGAGCAGAAGCATTACACCAGCATTTAGCAGATTTATACCAAACTGCTACCGTATTACCCTGGATTCCCTCTGATCTACTACCCCAAGCATTTAAAGAACTACATAGCACCTCAAAAATGTTGCAATTAGCAGCTGAGGAACTTTACCAGCAAAACGAAGAACTCATGCAAAATTGCACCTTGCTGGAAACACAACGCCAACATTACCAAGAATTATTTGAATTTGCACCAGCAGCTTATTTAGTAACTGATCAACAAGGTATTATCCAAGAAGCCAACCGATTAGCATCACAATTACTAAACATCGACCAAAATTTTCTAGTTGGAAAACCAATAACAAATTTCATTTCACAAGAACAACACTCCTACTTTTTCAGCACAATTAACCAGATATCTCCATCTGAGCAAATCCAAGAAATATTATTACGATTAAAGCCACATCATGATGATTCATTTGATGCCTCTTTGAAAGTCAAATCTGTTGCCAATCAGCATGAGAAACGGACGAAATTACACTGGTTAATACATAAAAGTGTTGCCTCTCAGCCAGTAGAATCAACAGATGTTAAACATTTGACCGACCTAATTGAAAATCGTCCTATACATAAACATTCCAAAGGAGAAATTATCACCCTCAATCCTGTATTAATTTGGTTAGTTCGTCAGGGTTTAGTTAAACTCAGTTCATTTAATGAAACAGGTGCAGAAATAATCACAGGGTTAGCAAAACCAGGCATGATGTTTGGCTCTAGTATGACATCTCTACCCATTTACCAAGCCACAGCCATTGCAGATGTCGAAGTAGTACCAATTTACCTCTCAGAAATTGCAGCTACACCCAACCTCAATGAAATCCTATTATCTAAAATGCAACAGCGATTACAACAAACACAATCTTTTTTATTTATGGCTGGTCAACGAAACGTACAAGAAAGATTACACAAGTTATTAGAAATTTTAAAACAGCAAATTGGAGAACCAGTAACAGAAGGAACACGCCTCTGTTTTCGCCTCACTCATGAAGATATTGCCAATATCTGTGGTACTACCAGAGTCACAATTACACGCTTACTGAGTCAGTTCCAACAACAAGGTAAAATTCAATTTGATCATAAAAAACATATCATCATAATTCATAATTCATAA
- a CDS encoding XisH family protein has protein sequence MPAKDIYHNTVKNALIKEGWIITDDPLHLKWGQKDMYVDLGAKQLLAAEQGTRKIAVEIKSFVSPSEMADLKDAIGGFVLYRAVMNRLEPDRMLYLGVRDAVFTDLFEEPIGKLLIESENVNLLVFNAEDERIIQWIP, from the coding sequence ATGCCCGCAAAAGACATTTATCACAATACTGTTAAAAATGCTTTAATTAAGGAAGGTTGGATAATTACAGATGACCCTCTACATTTAAAATGGGGTCAAAAAGATATGTATGTAGATTTAGGAGCAAAACAACTTTTAGCCGCAGAACAAGGAACTAGAAAAATTGCTGTAGAAATTAAAAGTTTTGTTAGTCCTTCAGAAATGGCAGACTTGAAAGATGCTATTGGTGGATTTGTTTTGTATCGTGCTGTGATGAATCGTCTAGAACCGGATAGAATGTTATATTTAGGAGTGCGAGACGCTGTATTCACAGATTTATTTGAAGAACCAATTGGTAAACTTTTAATAGAAAGTGAAAATGTGAATTTACTTGTTTTCAATGCTGAAGATGAGAGGATAATTCAATGGATACCTTAG
- a CDS encoding XisI protein has translation MDTLDNYRRIIKEVLIPYTQIPYSYGVIECKPVFDEENDSYLLITLGWQDHKRIHGCLVHLDIIDGKIWVQRDDTEDGVTYDLEAAGVPKDKIVLGFHPQNVRQHTGYAVR, from the coding sequence ATGGATACCTTAGATAATTATCGGCGGATTATTAAGGAAGTTTTAATACCTTATACACAAATTCCTTATTCTTATGGTGTGATTGAATGTAAACCAGTTTTTGATGAGGAAAATGATAGTTATTTATTAATAACTTTGGGGTGGCAGGATCATAAAAGGATTCATGGTTGTTTAGTGCATCTGGATATTATTGATGGGAAGATATGGGTACAAAGAGATGATACAGAAGATGGTGTGACTTATGATTTAGAAGCGGCGGGAGTTCCTAAAGATAAAATTGTGTTAGGTTTTCATCCGCAGAATGTTAGACAGCATACGGGTTATGCGGTAAGGTAA
- a CDS encoding glycoside hydrolase family 10 protein: MLSMIAVVMLSLPLKAQVIIPQRQTSETSELRGVWLTNIDSDVLFESDRLQKSLQRLQELNFNTVYPTVWNWGYTLYPSKVAAKVIGKSLDPTPGLQGRDMLKEVVTEGHQQGLKVIPWFEFGFMAPVDSLLAKNRPQWLTNRSDGTKIVKEGTHDRVWLSPFRPDVQQFIQDLIVEIVKNYDIDGIQFDDHFGLPSELGYDAYTVALYKKEHRGKAPSKNPKNPEWVRWRADKITDFMKRVFFAIKANRKNCIVSVAPNPQRFSYEYYLADWQKWERMGLVEDLVLQIYRDDLNVFIQELEYPEVKAAKKHIPVSIGILTGLKNRSVPMQQIKTQVEKVRDTSGERGDRQFAGVSFFFYETLWNISQEKALDRQAGFQELFPKPANYPNLLAGWKG, encoded by the coding sequence ATGCTGAGTATGATAGCTGTGGTTATGCTATCTTTACCCTTAAAAGCGCAAGTAATTATTCCTCAAAGGCAAACATCAGAAACATCAGAGTTAAGGGGAGTGTGGTTAACAAATATTGATAGCGATGTTTTATTTGAGAGCGATCGCTTGCAAAAATCCCTACAACGTCTACAAGAGTTAAATTTTAATACCGTTTATCCAACTGTCTGGAATTGGGGTTATACACTTTATCCTAGCAAAGTTGCCGCAAAAGTGATTGGTAAATCCTTAGATCCCACACCAGGATTACAAGGACGAGATATGCTCAAAGAAGTAGTTACAGAAGGACATCAACAAGGTTTAAAAGTAATTCCTTGGTTTGAATTTGGCTTTATGGCTCCTGTTGATTCACTTTTAGCCAAAAATCGCCCCCAATGGCTAACTAACCGCAGTGATGGTACAAAAATTGTCAAAGAAGGAACACATGATCGGGTATGGTTGAGTCCTTTTCGTCCCGATGTGCAACAATTTATTCAAGATTTAATAGTAGAAATCGTCAAAAATTATGACATTGACGGGATTCAATTTGATGATCATTTTGGCTTACCTTCAGAATTAGGTTACGATGCCTACACAGTAGCACTATACAAAAAAGAACACCGTGGAAAAGCACCATCAAAAAACCCCAAAAATCCCGAATGGGTGCGCTGGAGAGCAGACAAAATTACCGATTTTATGAAGCGGGTGTTTTTTGCCATTAAAGCTAATAGAAAGAATTGTATAGTTTCCGTTGCCCCTAATCCCCAACGATTTTCTTATGAATATTATTTAGCAGACTGGCAGAAATGGGAACGGATGGGATTAGTAGAAGACTTGGTTTTGCAAATATATCGAGATGATTTAAATGTCTTTATCCAAGAATTAGAATACCCGGAAGTGAAAGCAGCCAAGAAACATATACCTGTGAGTATTGGGATTTTGACAGGATTAAAAAATCGCTCCGTTCCCATGCAGCAGATAAAAACCCAAGTAGAAAAAGTGCGCGATACCTCCGGTGAGCGAGGCGATCGCCAATTTGCGGGTGTTTCCTTCTTCTTCTATGAAACTCTCTGGAACATCAGCCAAGAAAAAGCCCTAGATCGTCAAGCCGGTTTTCAAGAACTTTTCCCCAAACCAGCAAATTATCCTAACTTACTGGCAGGGTGGAAAGGTTAG
- the gatA gene encoding Asp-tRNA(Asn)/Glu-tRNA(Gln) amidotransferase subunit GatA: protein MASINELHKQLVKKERSAVEITQESLNRIEALEPKLHSFLAVTAQQALEQARAVDAKIAAGEEIGILAGIPIGIKDNMCTKGIPTTCASKILENFIPPYESTVTQKLADAGGVMVGKTNLDEFAMGSSTENSAYQTTANPWDIARVPGGSSGGSAAAVAAEECVVSLGSDTGGSIRQPASFCGVVGMKPTYGLVSRYGLVAYASSLDQIGPFGRSVEDAAILLNAIAGYDPQDSTSLKVEIPDYTANLTPDLKGKKLKVGIIKETFGDGLDPEVEEAVNKAIAQLESLGAEVQQISCPRFRYGVPSYYIIAPSEASANLARYDGVKYGVRAEEADNLLSMYTRTRAMGFGTEVKRRIMIGTYALSAGYYDAYYLKAQKVRTLIKEDFENAFAQVDVLVTPTAPTTAFKAGEKITDPLSMYLNDLMTIPVNLAGLPGISLPCGFDSQGLPIGLQLIGKVLREDQLFQVAYAYEQSTNWHLQTAKI, encoded by the coding sequence ATGGCATCCATTAACGAGTTGCACAAACAGCTAGTAAAAAAAGAACGTTCAGCCGTTGAAATCACCCAAGAATCATTAAACCGCATTGAAGCACTAGAACCAAAACTGCACAGTTTCTTGGCTGTCACTGCACAACAGGCACTAGAACAAGCTCGCGCTGTGGATGCAAAAATCGCTGCTGGGGAAGAAATCGGTATTCTCGCAGGGATTCCCATCGGTATTAAAGATAATATGTGTACCAAGGGCATTCCCACCACTTGCGCTTCTAAAATTCTGGAAAATTTTATCCCTCCCTATGAGTCTACCGTCACCCAAAAACTCGCTGATGCTGGGGGCGTAATGGTTGGTAAAACCAACTTAGATGAGTTTGCTATGGGTAGTTCCACAGAAAACTCCGCTTATCAAACTACCGCTAACCCTTGGGATATTGCCAGAGTTCCCGGTGGTTCTTCTGGTGGTTCTGCTGCTGCGGTTGCGGCGGAAGAATGTGTAGTTTCTCTCGGTTCTGACACTGGGGGTTCTATTCGTCAACCTGCTTCTTTTTGCGGTGTGGTGGGGATGAAACCGACTTATGGGTTAGTTTCCCGTTATGGGTTGGTAGCTTATGCTTCATCTTTGGATCAAATTGGACCATTTGGTAGAAGTGTGGAAGATGCAGCGATTTTATTAAATGCGATCGCAGGTTATGATCCTCAAGACTCCACCAGTTTAAAAGTCGAAATTCCTGATTACACTGCTAATTTAACACCAGATTTAAAAGGTAAAAAACTCAAAGTTGGTATCATTAAAGAAACCTTTGGTGATGGTTTAGATCCAGAAGTTGAAGAAGCAGTAAATAAAGCGATCGCCCAATTAGAAAGTTTAGGCGCGGAAGTTCAACAAATTTCCTGTCCCCGTTTCCGTTACGGTGTTCCCAGTTATTATATTATTGCCCCATCAGAAGCATCAGCAAACCTCGCTCGTTATGATGGTGTGAAATATGGTGTACGTGCAGAAGAAGCAGATAATTTATTATCAATGTACACCCGCACCCGTGCAATGGGATTTGGTACAGAAGTCAAACGCCGGATTATGATTGGTACTTATGCCCTGAGTGCCGGTTATTATGATGCCTATTACTTGAAAGCGCAAAAAGTCCGCACATTGATAAAAGAAGACTTTGAAAATGCTTTTGCCCAAGTTGATGTTTTAGTCACTCCCACCGCCCCCACCACAGCATTTAAAGCCGGGGAAAAAATCACCGATCCTTTAAGTATGTACTTGAATGATTTAATGACAATTCCTGTTAACCTTGCCGGTTTACCTGGAATTAGTTTACCCTGTGGTTTTGACAGCCAAGGTTTACCAATAGGATTACAATTAATTGGTAAAGTATTAAGAGAAGATCAACTTTTTCAAGTAGCTTATGCCTACGAACAATCAACTAATTGGCATTTGCAAACAGCGAAAATATAG